From Deferrisoma camini S3R1, the proteins below share one genomic window:
- a CDS encoding long-chain-fatty-acid--CoA ligase gives MPFQSANFAPLTPMDFLNRSRVVFRNRPAVVYGEDTWTYGEFAKRCRALAGALCRAGVEPGDRVAALLPNVPAMLEAHFGVPMTGALLVAINTRLSPGEVSYILEHSGAKVLVVDTELAAGVRKAVESFPGLVVHVSDPAAEDGWVPPGPGYEEFLAGGSGTEVTFRVEDEATPISINYTSGTTGNPKGVVYSHRGAALNAMGEIIETGLSTASVYLWTLPMFHCNGWCFPWAVTAVGATHVCLRRFDPAEAYRLIERWGVTHLCGAPTVLRMFLAARPAPDYRFARPVHIVTAAAPPSPTLIAQVEDMGARLTHVYGLTEVYGPHTVCAWHPEWDALPLEERARLKARQGVAYTHAAFLRVVDENMQDVPADGQTLGEVVMRGNNVMLGYYRQPEATAQAFRGGWFHSGDLAVVHPDGYIELKDRKKDIIISGGENISTIEVENTLYKHPAVAECAVVGVPDEKWGEVPKAFVTLKPGATATAEELRAFCRERLAHFKCPKHFEFCELPKTSTGKIRKNVLRQQEWSDAAARIRG, from the coding sequence ATGCCGTTTCAGAGCGCCAACTTCGCCCCCCTGACCCCCATGGACTTCCTCAACCGCAGCCGCGTGGTGTTCCGCAACCGGCCGGCCGTGGTGTACGGGGAGGACACCTGGACCTACGGGGAGTTCGCCAAACGCTGCCGGGCCCTGGCCGGCGCCCTGTGCCGCGCCGGCGTGGAACCGGGGGACCGGGTGGCCGCGCTGCTGCCCAACGTGCCGGCCATGCTCGAGGCCCACTTCGGGGTGCCCATGACCGGCGCCCTGCTCGTGGCCATCAACACCCGCCTCTCCCCGGGCGAGGTCTCGTACATCCTCGAGCACTCCGGCGCCAAGGTGCTCGTGGTGGACACGGAGCTGGCGGCCGGCGTGAGAAAGGCCGTGGAGTCGTTCCCCGGCCTGGTCGTGCACGTCTCCGACCCCGCCGCCGAGGACGGCTGGGTGCCCCCGGGCCCCGGCTACGAGGAGTTTCTGGCCGGAGGGTCCGGCACCGAGGTGACCTTTCGGGTCGAGGACGAGGCCACCCCCATCTCGATCAACTACACCTCGGGCACCACGGGCAACCCCAAGGGCGTCGTGTACTCCCACCGCGGCGCGGCCCTGAACGCGATGGGCGAGATCATCGAGACCGGGCTTTCCACGGCCAGCGTGTACCTGTGGACCCTTCCCATGTTCCACTGCAACGGGTGGTGCTTCCCCTGGGCGGTCACGGCCGTGGGCGCGACCCACGTGTGCCTGCGCCGGTTCGACCCGGCCGAGGCGTACCGGTTGATCGAGCGCTGGGGGGTGACCCACCTGTGCGGGGCCCCCACCGTGCTGCGCATGTTCCTGGCCGCCCGGCCTGCCCCGGACTATCGGTTCGCCCGGCCCGTGCACATCGTCACGGCGGCCGCGCCGCCGAGCCCCACCCTGATCGCCCAGGTGGAGGACATGGGCGCCCGGCTCACCCACGTGTACGGCCTGACCGAGGTGTACGGCCCCCACACGGTGTGCGCCTGGCACCCGGAATGGGACGCCCTGCCCCTGGAGGAGCGGGCCCGGCTCAAGGCCCGGCAGGGGGTGGCCTACACCCACGCCGCCTTCCTGCGGGTGGTGGACGAGAACATGCAAGACGTGCCCGCGGACGGCCAGACCCTGGGGGAGGTGGTCATGCGCGGCAACAACGTGATGCTCGGGTACTACCGCCAGCCCGAGGCCACGGCCCAGGCGTTCCGGGGCGGGTGGTTCCACAGCGGGGACCTGGCCGTGGTGCACCCCGACGGTTACATCGAGCTCAAGGACCGCAAGAAGGACATCATCATTTCGGGCGGGGAGAACATCTCCACCATCGAGGTGGAGAACACCCTGTACAAGCACCCGGCCGTGGCCGAGTGCGCGGTGGTGGGTGTTCCCGACGAGAAGTGGGGCGAGGTGCCCAAGGCGTTCGTAACCCTGAAACCCGGAGCCACCGCCACGGCCGAGGAGCTGCGGGCCTTCTGTCGGGAGCGGCTGGCCCACTTCAAGTGCCCCAAGCACTTCGAGTTCTGCGAGCTGCCCAAGACCAGCACCGGTAAGATCCGCAAGAACGTGCTGCGCCAGCAGGAGTGGTCCGACGCCGCGGCCCGGATCCGCGGCTGA
- a CDS encoding AAA family ATPase, with product MARRLTRQVRTVRLPEARIREIEDLVASWPQETKAFMRARLHQYKPPTGLVNGTIEGLLSLFFPQPPRTFRTLKDPAILTDWQRRFELSGETNPRQAWNRILEKEVSANDYEYLLWLLDRELSDVFVPEPVRRLFEKLYRAFIRKEYMNDPAVPKAPIVLVVGPSGSGKSATVTQAIEEVIFRNEVRPEVDLKLKKEERLRDEPFWRTLEAVDPTLALEIARRRKLRFYRTLARTPVVRRVFQKRIGRHLAELEEQGVWVDYSVVTPNDYQTALAGEPGNFFRKAMGDPRRTSIRHVEEAHAAFGRADGRGSAVESQQQTLVDTANIVLDEIIQGRRDCLLVATTDQPERIDAAIYRRFVEKGRIVDVSEFWKDPENLREVIRLELRRNDIPVEPAPGAAGGRELTPSDLAAAVDRLGPLFAERALKLTPAYVRKLVHSVIEIKGDFRPEYLDDAMLMRTAFEAVARNAYGDLYKRVVDRMDRRVGWDEYVGEIKNLFSEMANNCLYYGAAEEKGVVLSGPPGSGKTFLVRAWLSENRDVHDISVRPTDLMDPSNPIDGTVQNLERVYDIAKMIAPTVVFFDEADAVAPRRSPSGGSPQDKVTNKFLNIIDGEVPLNRVFTVLTTNRLDILDPALVRSKRLKALEISGHLRKADIVGILERRLDGVPLAPGIDTTAIFEAASQVSQTPADFAAFVEKAAGLRKTEYEVILRLRALVEAPDEAKENFVKFNLKTLAGILEALDAPQTLRSDIKARPLEFLHHYYELLRLVDPVDRPEDYPLTRAHLQAARQELGRSPTKKGKVQLDEFLGAELSQEPQVGFIIGVGANDVTGMLLPIATSLMYNFAPEKVLVTGAVSSSAPNAAELDMAVQMTQQSAKEAFTLVENYLQSLTPKINVPRVLGEFLDRYTIHHQLLSASYTVGGPSAGYALALNTLSALLHLPVANDFGITGAPWTKGVKRGEVGSSVIIGGHKKKAEKVLQYLRRMYMPLQNYRDLDIDYLMAYWEQGKDILGVTHFGDLVPEVLWLGDDYHETLERLIRMRVAYKLRKYRGERPPADMKQQILEAKAELRAAAEDELVRRIDAIRAYLQTPDRDPHLSLEEIFRHHQSRRLWGLVGFRSRWRRPNGVGTEA from the coding sequence ATGGCCCGCCGCCTGACCCGCCAGGTCCGCACGGTCCGGCTCCCCGAGGCCCGGATCCGGGAGATCGAGGACCTGGTCGCCTCGTGGCCCCAGGAGACCAAAGCGTTCATGCGGGCCCGGCTCCACCAGTACAAGCCCCCCACCGGTCTGGTGAACGGGACCATCGAAGGGCTGCTCTCCCTGTTCTTTCCGCAGCCCCCCCGCACGTTCCGCACCCTCAAGGACCCCGCCATCCTCACCGACTGGCAGCGCCGGTTCGAGCTGTCCGGGGAGACCAACCCGCGTCAGGCCTGGAACCGGATCCTCGAGAAGGAGGTGAGCGCCAACGACTACGAGTACCTGCTGTGGCTGCTGGACCGGGAGCTGTCGGACGTGTTCGTGCCGGAGCCGGTGCGCCGTCTGTTCGAGAAGCTCTACCGGGCGTTCATCCGCAAGGAGTACATGAACGACCCCGCGGTGCCCAAGGCCCCGATCGTGCTGGTGGTGGGCCCCAGCGGCAGCGGCAAGTCCGCCACCGTGACCCAGGCCATCGAAGAGGTGATCTTCCGCAACGAGGTGCGGCCCGAGGTGGACCTGAAGCTCAAGAAGGAGGAGCGGCTCCGGGACGAGCCGTTCTGGAGGACCCTGGAGGCGGTGGACCCCACCCTGGCCCTCGAGATCGCCCGGCGGCGCAAGCTTCGGTTCTACCGCACCCTGGCCCGGACGCCGGTGGTTCGGCGGGTGTTCCAGAAGCGCATCGGCCGGCACCTGGCCGAGCTGGAAGAGCAGGGGGTCTGGGTGGACTACAGCGTGGTCACGCCCAACGACTACCAGACCGCCCTGGCCGGGGAGCCCGGCAACTTCTTCCGCAAGGCCATGGGCGACCCCCGGCGCACCTCGATCCGCCACGTGGAGGAGGCCCACGCGGCCTTTGGCCGGGCCGACGGCCGCGGCTCGGCCGTGGAGAGTCAGCAGCAGACCCTGGTGGACACGGCCAACATCGTGTTGGACGAGATCATCCAGGGCCGGCGGGACTGCCTGCTGGTGGCCACCACGGACCAGCCCGAGAGAATCGACGCGGCCATCTACCGGCGGTTCGTGGAGAAGGGCCGGATCGTGGACGTGTCCGAGTTCTGGAAGGACCCGGAGAACCTCCGGGAGGTGATCCGACTGGAGCTCCGGAGAAACGACATCCCGGTGGAGCCTGCCCCGGGCGCGGCCGGCGGCCGGGAGCTCACCCCCTCGGACCTGGCCGCCGCGGTCGACCGGCTGGGCCCCCTGTTCGCGGAACGGGCGCTGAAGCTCACCCCGGCGTACGTGCGCAAGCTGGTCCACTCGGTGATCGAGATCAAGGGGGACTTCCGGCCCGAGTACCTGGACGACGCCATGCTGATGCGCACCGCGTTCGAGGCCGTGGCCCGCAACGCGTACGGGGACCTGTACAAACGGGTCGTGGACCGCATGGACCGCCGGGTCGGCTGGGACGAGTACGTGGGCGAGATCAAGAACCTGTTCTCCGAGATGGCCAACAACTGCCTCTACTACGGGGCGGCCGAGGAGAAGGGGGTGGTGCTCAGCGGCCCCCCGGGCAGCGGCAAGACCTTCCTGGTGCGGGCGTGGCTCAGCGAGAACCGCGACGTGCACGACATCTCGGTACGCCCCACCGACCTGATGGACCCGTCCAACCCCATCGACGGCACCGTACAGAACCTCGAGCGGGTGTACGACATCGCCAAGATGATCGCCCCCACCGTGGTGTTCTTCGACGAGGCCGACGCCGTGGCCCCCCGCCGCAGCCCCTCGGGCGGCAGCCCCCAGGACAAGGTCACCAACAAGTTTCTAAACATCATCGACGGCGAGGTGCCCCTGAACCGCGTGTTCACCGTGCTCACCACGAACCGGCTCGACATCCTGGACCCGGCCCTGGTCCGGTCCAAACGCCTCAAGGCCCTGGAGATCAGCGGCCACCTGCGCAAGGCCGACATCGTCGGCATCCTCGAGCGCAGGCTCGACGGCGTGCCCCTGGCGCCGGGCATCGACACGACCGCGATCTTCGAGGCCGCCTCCCAGGTCTCCCAGACCCCGGCCGACTTCGCGGCGTTCGTGGAAAAGGCCGCCGGCCTGCGCAAGACCGAGTACGAGGTGATCCTCCGGCTCCGGGCCCTGGTGGAGGCGCCTGACGAGGCCAAGGAGAACTTCGTCAAGTTCAACCTGAAGACCCTGGCCGGCATCCTCGAGGCGCTGGACGCGCCTCAGACCCTGCGCTCCGACATCAAGGCCCGGCCCCTGGAGTTCCTCCACCATTACTATGAGCTCCTCCGGCTGGTGGACCCGGTGGACCGACCGGAGGACTACCCCCTGACCCGGGCCCACCTCCAGGCCGCCCGCCAGGAGCTCGGCCGCAGCCCCACGAAGAAGGGCAAGGTTCAGCTCGACGAGTTCCTCGGGGCGGAGCTGAGCCAGGAACCCCAGGTGGGGTTCATCATCGGCGTGGGCGCGAACGACGTGACCGGCATGCTCCTGCCCATCGCCACGAGCCTCATGTACAACTTCGCGCCCGAGAAGGTGCTGGTGACGGGGGCCGTGTCCAGCTCGGCCCCCAACGCGGCCGAGCTGGACATGGCCGTGCAGATGACCCAGCAGTCGGCCAAGGAGGCGTTCACCCTGGTGGAGAACTACCTCCAGAGCCTCACCCCCAAGATCAACGTGCCCCGGGTGCTGGGGGAGTTCCTCGACCGCTACACGATCCACCACCAGCTCCTGTCCGCCTCCTACACGGTGGGCGGGCCCTCGGCCGGCTACGCCCTGGCCCTGAACACCCTCTCGGCCCTGCTGCACCTGCCGGTGGCCAACGATTTCGGGATCACGGGCGCGCCCTGGACCAAGGGGGTCAAGCGGGGCGAGGTGGGAAGCTCCGTGATCATCGGAGGCCACAAGAAAAAAGCTGAGAAGGTGCTTCAATATTTAAGACGCATGTATATGCCCCTCCAGAACTACAGGGACCTCGACATCGACTACCTGATGGCCTACTGGGAGCAGGGCAAGGACATCCTGGGGGTCACCCACTTCGGAGACCTGGTACCCGAGGTCCTGTGGCTGGGGGACGACTACCACGAGACCCTGGAACGCCTGATCCGCATGCGGGTAGCGTACAAGCTCCGCAAGTACCGGGGCGAACGACCCCCGGCCGACATGAAGCAGCAGATCCTGGAGGCCAAGGCCGAGTTGAGGGCCGCGGCCGAGGACGAGCTGGTCCGCCGGATCGACGCGATCCGTGCCTACCTCCAGACCCCGGATCGGGATCCCCACCTGTCGCTGGAGGAGATCTTCCGCCATCACCAGAGCCGGCGGCTGTGGGGCCTGGTGGGGTTTCGCAGCCGGTGGCGGCGGCCGAACGGGGTGGGCACGGAGGCGTGA
- a CDS encoding SPFH domain-containing protein, with product MTTEPSAKFVRRAFVRTALRRTIGIGLLIGLVYGLVALVYASRTIYKVKLNYAVVLEKLGGQRQAITEVGWHFRLPYFTRIEQEVPLMNQQMHLGGQAEPMRIISKENVALWTSGVMTYRIRDLHQWAIENLDAHRLLQADYDGIVKDILQAQEVDRLVSGRERIKEEIYRALKSRPVNEGGPTLEQKYGIEVVSFVLKETRFGDKLVAATEEKKRRELIAEAENYAADQEASRIRKLYRAYTESIRELQRTVGRPDGSTDVALLNFLAQQKWATAYEKNPGGRSTVVIQNTEVPPALTLPQAQEP from the coding sequence ATGACCACGGAACCCAGCGCAAAGTTCGTCCGCCGGGCGTTCGTCCGGACCGCGCTTCGCCGGACGATCGGGATCGGCCTGCTCATCGGTCTCGTCTACGGCCTGGTGGCGTTGGTGTACGCGAGCCGCACCATCTACAAGGTCAAGCTCAACTATGCCGTGGTCCTCGAGAAGCTGGGGGGGCAACGCCAGGCGATCACCGAGGTGGGGTGGCACTTCCGGCTGCCGTACTTCACCCGCATCGAGCAGGAGGTGCCGCTGATGAACCAGCAGATGCACCTCGGCGGGCAGGCGGAGCCGATGCGGATCATCTCGAAGGAGAACGTGGCCCTGTGGACCTCGGGGGTCATGACCTACCGGATCCGCGATCTCCACCAGTGGGCCATCGAGAACCTGGACGCCCACCGGCTGCTCCAGGCCGACTACGACGGGATCGTGAAGGACATCCTCCAGGCCCAGGAGGTCGACCGCCTGGTGAGCGGCCGGGAACGGATCAAGGAGGAGATCTACCGGGCCCTGAAGAGCCGGCCGGTGAACGAGGGGGGCCCGACCCTGGAGCAGAAGTACGGGATCGAGGTGGTGAGCTTCGTGCTCAAGGAGACCCGGTTCGGCGACAAGCTGGTGGCCGCCACCGAGGAGAAGAAGCGCCGCGAGCTGATCGCCGAGGCCGAGAACTACGCGGCCGACCAGGAGGCCAGCCGGATCCGCAAGCTCTACCGGGCCTACACCGAGAGCATCCGGGAGCTCCAGCGCACCGTGGGGCGGCCCGACGGCTCCACTGACGTGGCCTTGCTGAACTTTCTGGCCCAGCAGAAGTGGGCCACGGCGTACGAGAAGAACCCCGGGGGCCGCAGCACCGTGGTCATCCAGAACACCGAGGTGCCCCCCGCCCTGACCCTGCCCCAGGCCCAGGAGCCGTGA
- a CDS encoding multiheme c-type cytochrome, which translates to MGRKVRKYLLGLVGVSLALAGTAWAAQLSAETKECVECHKEQMPGLVTQWETSSHWNSGVGCYECHRAEPGEPDAMDHNGWTVAIIVSPKDCGRCHSKEAAEQEASHHAEAGNILNSKDALLGQTVAGEPAVAVGCRQCHGSIVQTNPDGTLSQSTWPNTGIGRVNPDGSKGTCSACHTRHRFSKAQARKPDVCGKCHLGPDHPQKEVYEESKHGILFRAFEDELNMDNPKWVAGEDYFDAPTCATCHMSATPNQPVTHDVGARLSWNLRAPVSTRTKDWEKKLANMKDVCTACHGAQFVDGFYKQFDDFVDLYNTKFAIPAKEIRSLLIQEGVITKANFDDQIDWMYWTLWHHAGRRGRHGAAMSGPDYAFWNGIYDVAKIFYTEFLPEAKRACEKAGKPELYQRILSKYIENDPRHEWYVKGFDPKRVEAIRKYYQERYNQKVE; encoded by the coding sequence ATGGGAAGAAAGGTCCGGAAGTACCTACTGGGGCTCGTTGGCGTTTCCCTGGCGCTTGCGGGGACGGCGTGGGCGGCTCAGCTCAGCGCCGAGACCAAGGAGTGCGTGGAGTGCCACAAGGAGCAGATGCCCGGCCTCGTGACCCAGTGGGAGACGAGCTCCCACTGGAACTCAGGGGTGGGGTGCTACGAGTGTCACCGGGCCGAGCCGGGTGAACCGGACGCCATGGACCACAACGGGTGGACCGTGGCCATCATCGTGTCGCCCAAGGACTGCGGTCGGTGCCACTCCAAGGAGGCGGCCGAGCAGGAGGCCAGCCACCACGCCGAGGCCGGCAACATCCTCAACTCCAAGGACGCCCTGCTGGGCCAGACCGTCGCGGGGGAGCCCGCCGTGGCCGTGGGATGCCGGCAGTGCCACGGCTCCATCGTCCAGACCAACCCCGACGGCACCCTGAGCCAGTCCACCTGGCCCAACACGGGCATCGGCCGGGTCAACCCCGACGGCTCCAAGGGCACCTGCAGCGCCTGCCACACCCGCCACCGGTTCAGCAAGGCCCAGGCCCGGAAGCCGGACGTGTGCGGCAAGTGCCACCTGGGCCCCGACCACCCACAGAAGGAGGTCTACGAGGAGTCCAAGCACGGCATCCTGTTCCGCGCCTTTGAGGACGAGCTGAACATGGACAACCCCAAGTGGGTGGCGGGCGAGGACTACTTCGACGCCCCCACCTGCGCCACCTGCCACATGAGCGCCACCCCCAACCAGCCGGTGACCCACGACGTGGGGGCGCGGCTGAGCTGGAACCTGCGGGCCCCGGTCTCCACGCGCACCAAGGACTGGGAAAAGAAGCTCGCCAACATGAAGGACGTGTGCACCGCCTGCCACGGCGCCCAGTTCGTGGACGGGTTCTACAAGCAGTTCGACGACTTCGTGGACCTGTACAACACCAAGTTCGCGATCCCGGCCAAGGAGATCCGCTCGCTGCTGATCCAGGAGGGCGTGATCACCAAGGCCAACTTCGACGACCAGATCGACTGGATGTACTGGACCCTCTGGCACCACGCGGGCCGCAGGGGGCGCCACGGCGCAGCCATGTCCGGCCCGGACTACGCCTTCTGGAACGGGATCTACGACGTGGCCAAGATCTTCTACACGGAGTTCCTCCCCGAGGCGAAGCGGGCGTGTGAGAAGGCCGGGAAGCCGGAGCTGTACCAGCGGATCCTGTCCAAGTACATCGAGAACGACCCCCGCCACGAGTGGTACGTGAAGGGGTTCGACCCCAAGCGGGTCGAGGCGATCCGCAAGTACTATCAGGAGAGATACAACCAAAAGGTCGAGTGA
- a CDS encoding flagellar hook-basal body protein, whose amino-acid sequence MIRALYTATSGMLVESRRLDLAARNLYYGQVPGYKGAGELRAALPATGGDLPLDVQTDYAGEFVNPAPGPVRPTNRPLDLALSGEGLFVLQGPNGLVYTRDGRFYRGPDGTVRNGSGYPLLGENGPVVIPPDADVEVDEMGRVWAGGKQVDRLRLEAFPGYRGLLRLGGNLFVSTGAVKAVAAEAQVIQGALEESNVQQVEQMTRMIESVRAFEAYQKVVQTVMEDVTGEAVRRIGRVA is encoded by the coding sequence ATGATCCGAGCCCTGTACACAGCGACCAGCGGCATGCTCGTGGAGAGCCGGCGCCTCGACCTGGCCGCGCGCAACCTCTACTACGGCCAGGTTCCCGGCTACAAAGGCGCCGGAGAGCTCCGGGCCGCACTGCCGGCCACAGGGGGGGACCTGCCCCTGGACGTCCAGACCGACTACGCGGGCGAGTTCGTGAACCCGGCCCCGGGCCCGGTGCGGCCCACGAACCGGCCCCTGGACCTGGCCCTGTCCGGGGAGGGGTTGTTCGTGCTCCAGGGTCCAAACGGTCTCGTGTACACCCGGGACGGTCGGTTCTACCGGGGACCCGACGGAACGGTGCGAAACGGCTCCGGCTACCCCCTTCTCGGGGAGAACGGGCCCGTGGTGATCCCCCCCGACGCGGACGTCGAGGTGGACGAAATGGGCCGAGTTTGGGCCGGCGGCAAGCAGGTGGACCGGCTGCGCCTCGAGGCGTTCCCGGGCTACCGGGGGCTCCTGCGGCTCGGGGGAAACCTGTTCGTCTCCACCGGCGCGGTGAAGGCGGTCGCTGCGGAGGCCCAGGTGATCCAGGGAGCCCTGGAGGAGTCGAACGTGCAGCAGGTCGAGCAGATGACCCGCATGATCGAGTCGGTCCGGGCGTTCGAGGCGTACCAGAAGGTGGTGCAGACCGTGATGGAAGACGTCACCGGTGAGGCGGTGCGCCGCATCGGACGGGTGGCGTAG
- the flgG gene encoding flagellar basal-body rod protein FlgG, protein MIRALWTAAAGMNCQQMNVDVIANNLANVNTTGFKRSRVDFQDLLYQTLLTPGSVSSAGAQYPVGMEVGLGARVVTTEKLFSQGDFRETGNPLDLLIEGDGFFQVTLPNGGTAYTRSGSFKLDSQGRLCTSEGWIVYPEITIPPNAVEITVGSDGSVSILNGDTGQVEDLGVTLELARFSNPGGLKSMGHSMYVATPASGDPITGTPGTLGLGSLNQGFLEMSNVSVVEEMVNLIAGQRAYEVSSKAIQAADEMLQMSNNVKR, encoded by the coding sequence ATGATCCGAGCCCTGTGGACCGCGGCAGCCGGAATGAACTGCCAGCAGATGAACGTGGACGTGATCGCCAACAACCTGGCCAACGTGAACACCACCGGCTTCAAGCGGAGCCGGGTGGACTTCCAGGACCTCTTGTACCAGACCCTCCTCACCCCGGGCTCGGTTTCGAGCGCGGGGGCCCAGTACCCGGTGGGTATGGAGGTGGGCCTGGGGGCCCGGGTGGTGACCACGGAGAAGCTGTTCTCCCAGGGCGACTTCCGGGAGACCGGCAACCCCCTGGATCTACTGATCGAGGGGGACGGGTTCTTCCAGGTGACCCTGCCCAACGGGGGCACGGCCTACACCCGCTCCGGCTCGTTCAAGCTCGACTCCCAGGGCCGGCTGTGCACCAGCGAGGGGTGGATCGTGTACCCCGAGATCACGATCCCGCCCAACGCCGTGGAGATCACGGTGGGCAGCGACGGGTCGGTGTCGATCCTCAACGGCGACACCGGCCAGGTGGAGGACCTGGGCGTGACCCTGGAGTTGGCCCGGTTCTCCAACCCCGGGGGGCTCAAATCCATGGGGCACTCGATGTACGTGGCCACCCCCGCCTCCGGGGACCCCATCACCGGCACCCCCGGCACCCTGGGCCTGGGAAGCCTCAACCAGGGGTTTCTGGAGATGAGCAACGTGAGCGTGGTGGAGGAGATGGTGAACCTGATCGCCGGCCAGCGGGCCTACGAGGTGAGCTCCAAGGCGATCCAGGCCGCCGATGAGATGCTGCAGATGTCGAACAACGTGAAGAGGTAG
- the flgA gene encoding flagellar basal body P-ring formation chaperone FlgA, translating into MRALTLGLTLLLLAAAPSGAAVRVPPRVEVDTDTVTLADLVPGAPAGWAAVRLGPAPRPGRTRTLEAAWIRQRARAVGAADRLALPDRVVVERPGARVGREALVEAVRAAVRSRVGPDEEVRVLSVGLPGPVARGDRELRPRLPEGGLPSTFTVPVDVWVKGTRAATGWVRVEVFRGRPAVVLVRDARRGEVLGLDDVEVRTARSGASTLSDPQQVVGKRLRRSLRAGTALRRQDLEAVPVVSRGDVVRLVARVGGVTASTLGKALGSAGIGEVVQVENLGSGRTVAGIVRGGGLVEVATALGR; encoded by the coding sequence ATGCGCGCCCTGACCCTCGGCCTCACGCTTCTTCTGCTCGCCGCGGCCCCGTCCGGAGCCGCCGTGCGGGTGCCGCCGCGGGTGGAGGTCGACACGGACACGGTCACCCTGGCGGACCTGGTGCCGGGGGCGCCCGCGGGCTGGGCCGCGGTCCGGTTGGGGCCGGCCCCGAGGCCCGGACGCACCCGGACCCTCGAGGCGGCGTGGATCCGCCAGCGGGCCCGGGCCGTGGGGGCCGCGGACCGGTTGGCTCTTCCGGACCGGGTGGTGGTGGAGCGGCCCGGAGCCCGGGTGGGGCGCGAGGCCCTGGTGGAGGCGGTGAGGGCGGCCGTGCGCTCCCGGGTGGGCCCGGACGAGGAGGTGCGGGTGCTGTCGGTGGGGCTCCCCGGGCCGGTGGCCCGGGGCGACCGGGAGCTGCGGCCGCGGCTCCCGGAAGGGGGCCTGCCCTCGACCTTCACGGTACCGGTGGACGTGTGGGTGAAGGGGACCAGGGCCGCCACCGGCTGGGTGCGGGTCGAGGTGTTCCGGGGCCGGCCGGCCGTGGTGCTCGTGCGGGACGCCCGCCGGGGCGAGGTGCTCGGCCTGGACGACGTGGAGGTACGCACCGCCCGATCCGGGGCGTCGACCCTGTCCGACCCCCAACAGGTCGTGGGGAAGCGCCTGCGGCGGAGCCTGCGGGCCGGCACGGCCCTGCGGCGGCAGGACCTGGAGGCCGTGCCGGTGGTGAGCCGGGGAGACGTGGTCCGGCTGGTGGCCCGGGTGGGAGGCGTGACCGCGAGCACCCTGGGGAAGGCCCTGGGCAGCGCCGGCATCGGCGAGGTGGTGCAGGTGGAGAACCTGGGAAGCGGCCGGACCGTGGCCGGCATCGTCCGGGGCGGGGGGCTCGTGGAAGTGGCCACGGCGCTGGGGAGGTGA
- a CDS encoding flagellar basal body L-ring protein FlgH produces MRGFTLVLGAVLVAAAGCSRPYLEEPPWPPPTPLNRSASSARHPGQPTSLWSDQAPLTRVYRDHRAFAVGDLVTVIVVETAEAKRESSTDLSRKTDVSAGVTNFLGMPPHYGLPDLYRSGGFRPSVGATTENSFQGTGSTKQKDVLRMRVTARVVDVLEDGNLVIEGRRQVQVNRDTQYLYVRGIVRPKDISAENTVSSIALADAQILYGGKGLLASQQRPGWMYRVLDAVWPF; encoded by the coding sequence ATGAGAGGCTTCACGCTCGTGTTGGGAGCGGTGCTGGTTGCCGCGGCCGGGTGTTCCCGCCCGTACCTGGAGGAGCCGCCGTGGCCGCCCCCCACCCCTTTGAACCGCTCGGCCTCGTCGGCGAGGCACCCCGGCCAGCCGACCAGCCTGTGGAGCGACCAGGCTCCGCTGACCCGGGTGTACCGGGACCACCGGGCGTTCGCGGTGGGGGATCTGGTCACCGTGATCGTGGTGGAAACGGCCGAGGCCAAGCGGGAGTCCTCCACCGACCTGAGCCGGAAGACCGACGTGTCGGCCGGGGTCACGAACTTTCTGGGCATGCCGCCCCACTACGGGCTGCCCGACCTGTACCGCTCCGGGGGGTTTCGGCCCAGCGTGGGGGCCACCACCGAGAACAGCTTCCAGGGCACCGGCTCCACGAAGCAGAAGGACGTGCTCCGGATGAGGGTCACCGCCCGGGTGGTGGACGTGCTCGAGGACGGCAACCTCGTGATCGAGGGGCGGCGGCAGGTGCAGGTGAACCGGGACACCCAGTATCTGTACGTGCGGGGCATCGTGCGTCCCAAGGACATCTCGGCCGAGAACACCGTGAGCTCGATCGCCCTGGCCGACGCCCAGATCCTGTACGGCGGCAAGGGCCTGCTGGCGAGCCAGCAGCGGCCGGGGTGGATGTACCGGGTCCTCGACGCCGTGTGGCCGTTCTGA